One window of the Acinetobacter equi genome contains the following:
- a CDS encoding class I SAM-dependent methyltransferase: MKKQNGYVLDAPYPIFFYKEMQPLWLNTVLKFSGFNTIDIDKKFSYLELGCATGINLLVCAILNPHGQFIGVDFNQQHIEKAKGLAAYLEIENIEFIHGDFQTFLETNQNQFDFIVNHGTFTWVSAQEQDYILQIVAKFLKNLGVFYLHYMCYPGSSALQPIQKLLHLVDQQNNESSLKNIEIGKTLFSALHQAGTFVDHPQIEAIIKSLENSNSYLVHEFLTDYWQPLYSVDLHQKVFSATQMNYIGSANPVENVESLSIPRNMQQIVQNQQAPELKEYLKDLARNSKQRVDIFQKKPEALTSTEHVHEIGNLKFKLLPHVPKNSAITFHTNIGEIKAPKEIISEVFGLFVKNEAYFYDLLKLNYFKQNPMFLIETIFLLMNEHYLQPVGTKSKLVDAKIIQKFNHKMQEEGSRLKMLDNTIMHF, encoded by the coding sequence ATGAAAAAGCAAAATGGCTATGTATTGGATGCACCTTATCCCATATTTTTTTATAAGGAAATGCAGCCGTTATGGTTGAATACAGTATTAAAGTTTTCAGGATTTAATACTATTGATATTGATAAAAAATTTTCATATTTAGAACTTGGTTGTGCAACAGGAATTAATTTACTGGTTTGTGCAATATTAAATCCTCATGGACAATTTATAGGAGTTGATTTTAATCAGCAACATATTGAAAAAGCAAAAGGGTTAGCAGCATATTTAGAGATTGAAAATATTGAATTTATACATGGTGATTTTCAAACTTTTTTAGAAACAAATCAGAATCAGTTTGATTTTATTGTGAATCATGGAACATTTACGTGGGTTTCAGCTCAAGAACAAGATTATATTTTGCAAATAGTCGCTAAATTTCTAAAAAATTTAGGGGTATTTTATTTGCATTACATGTGTTATCCAGGTTCTAGTGCCTTACAACCGATACAAAAACTACTCCATTTGGTAGATCAACAAAACAATGAATCTTCTTTAAAAAATATTGAAATAGGTAAAACACTATTTTCAGCTTTGCATCAAGCTGGAACATTTGTAGATCATCCTCAAATTGAAGCAATAATAAAGTCATTAGAAAATAGTAATTCGTATTTGGTACATGAGTTTTTAACAGATTATTGGCAACCGTTATATAGTGTGGACTTGCATCAAAAAGTTTTTAGCGCGACACAGATGAATTATATAGGAAGTGCAAATCCAGTTGAAAATGTTGAAAGTTTGAGTATTCCAAGAAATATGCAACAAATTGTTCAGAATCAACAAGCACCTGAATTAAAAGAATATTTAAAGGATTTAGCAAGGAATTCAAAACAAAGAGTTGATATTTTTCAAAAAAAACCTGAAGCATTAACGAGTACTGAGCATGTTCATGAAATTGGTAATTTAAAATTTAAGTTGCTGCCGCATGTACCTAAAAATAGTGCTATCACCTTTCATACAAATATAGGTGAAATAAAAGCACCGAAAGAGATTATTTCTGAAGTATTTGGATTATTTGTAAAAAATGAAGCGTATTTTTATGATTTACTGAAATTAAATTACTTTAAGCAGAATCCTATGTTTTTAATTGAAACGATTTTTTTATTGATGAATGAACATTATTTACAGCCAGTCGGAACTAAATCGAAATTGGTGGATGCTAAAATAATTCAAAAATTTAATCATAAAATGCAAGAAGAAGGCAGTCGTTTAAAGATGCTTGATAATACAATTATGCATTTTTAA
- a CDS encoding rhomboid family intramembrane serine protease, whose product MLDLPFNHTVTIIIITVIISFLAFSNQRLMNRLIFWPPAMQKGQYDRFITHGFIHADGMHLLFNMFTLFFFGSIIESFYRQYAYDMGFVLFYLGGLIFAILPSYLKHKNDTQWASLGASGAVSAVLFAYILFQPWKLIFVFFIPVPAIIFAILYVAYSIWSGKKGNSNINHSAHLWGAAYGVIITILIEPKVLPHFFKALSQLPF is encoded by the coding sequence ATGCTTGATTTACCTTTTAACCATACTGTAACGATTATCATTATTACAGTTATTATTTCATTTTTAGCCTTTTCAAATCAGCGCTTAATGAATCGTTTAATATTTTGGCCACCGGCAATGCAAAAAGGCCAATATGATCGTTTTATTACTCATGGCTTTATTCATGCCGATGGTATGCATTTACTCTTTAATATGTTCACCCTTTTCTTCTTTGGAAGCATTATTGAAAGTTTCTACCGTCAGTATGCCTATGACATGGGCTTTGTACTTTTTTATTTAGGTGGGCTTATTTTTGCGATTTTACCCAGTTATTTAAAACATAAAAATGATACTCAATGGGCAAGTCTAGGAGCTTCAGGCGCTGTTTCTGCCGTTTTATTTGCATATATTCTTTTTCAGCCTTGGAAACTTATTTTTGTTTTCTTCATTCCAGTGCCTGCCATTATTTTTGCTATTTTATACGTTGCTTATAGTATTTGGTCTGGTAAAAAAGGAAATTCAAATATCAACCACAGTGCTCACTTATGGGGGGCTGCTTATGGAGTTATAATAACAATTTTAATTGAACCAAAGGTTCTGCCTCATTTCTTTAAAGCACTTTCTCAACTTCCTTTCTAA
- a CDS encoding inorganic phosphate transporter, with the protein MNSNQNPVDSAHQSTEMKSTNVHVPTPKFFLPVFLTLIFSTLIYIGIQLSSDLAHVPALSLYSLVLLGTALFIALGFEFVNGFHDTANAVATVIYTNALSAPVAVMWAGFCNFIGVMVASGAVAYGIIALLPVELIMGVGSGDGSGFAMVFAMLIAAILWNLGTWFLGIPASSSHTLIGSILGVGIMNYILHSDLGASGVDLEQVIKVGKALLFSPLIGFAFAAVLFLLVKKIFKKQLELFKPPEGNKPPPPLIRAILIFTCTGVSFAHGSNDGQKGMGLIMLILIGIVPLAYSLNKNLDQQHLQTFESLSAQTATIIYPKHEEMPDPQARDIITKYIQTKDITPEVVPALASLTQHVGDKIGHYGDLKNIPEHEVSNLRNDMYLSVTAFKRLDKAEQLPAMSKDDVKVVKEYRNSLDSFLQYIPTWVKVATALALGLGTMVGWKRIVVTVGERIGKQHMTYGQGMSAELVAMSTIAAADGFGMPVSTTHVLNSAVAGTMVANKSGLNLQMVKTILSAWIFTLPATICLSGVLYWLLLKVF; encoded by the coding sequence ATGAATTCTAATCAAAACCCAGTTGATTCAGCGCATCAGTCGACCGAAATGAAGTCGACAAATGTTCATGTGCCAACGCCAAAGTTTTTTCTTCCAGTGTTTCTTACACTGATTTTCTCTACGTTAATCTATATAGGTATTCAATTATCTAGTGATTTAGCACATGTACCAGCATTAAGTTTGTATTCTTTAGTATTATTAGGAACAGCTTTATTTATTGCTCTTGGTTTTGAGTTTGTAAATGGTTTCCATGACACTGCAAATGCTGTAGCTACGGTTATTTATACAAATGCATTATCTGCTCCTGTTGCTGTGATGTGGGCAGGATTTTGTAATTTTATTGGGGTAATGGTTGCTAGTGGTGCTGTTGCTTACGGTATTATTGCATTATTGCCTGTAGAGCTGATTATGGGGGTTGGTTCAGGTGATGGCTCTGGCTTTGCAATGGTTTTTGCAATGCTTATAGCTGCAATTCTGTGGAATTTAGGAACTTGGTTTCTAGGAATTCCAGCTTCAAGTTCACATACCTTAATAGGTTCGATCTTAGGCGTCGGAATTATGAATTACATTTTGCATTCAGATTTGGGTGCATCAGGTGTTGACCTAGAACAAGTGATTAAAGTTGGTAAGGCATTATTGTTTTCTCCTTTAATTGGTTTTGCTTTTGCTGCTGTTTTATTTCTTTTAGTGAAAAAAATATTTAAGAAACAATTAGAGCTTTTTAAGCCACCTGAAGGGAATAAGCCACCACCACCATTAATTCGTGCGATTTTGATTTTTACTTGTACGGGTGTAAGTTTTGCACATGGTTCAAATGATGGTCAAAAGGGTATGGGACTAATCATGTTAATTCTGATTGGTATTGTGCCACTTGCTTATTCATTAAATAAAAATCTAGATCAACAGCACTTGCAGACTTTTGAGAGTCTATCTGCGCAAACCGCGACGATTATTTATCCGAAGCATGAAGAAATGCCAGATCCTCAAGCAAGAGATATCATCACTAAATATATTCAAACTAAGGACATTACACCAGAAGTTGTTCCTGCTTTAGCAAGCTTGACTCAGCATGTAGGTGATAAAATTGGTCATTATGGTGATTTGAAAAATATTCCTGAGCATGAAGTTTCAAATTTACGTAATGATATGTACTTAAGTGTTACAGCTTTTAAGCGTTTAGATAAAGCAGAGCAATTGCCTGCAATGTCTAAGGATGATGTAAAAGTTGTGAAGGAGTATCGTAATAGCTTAGATTCATTCCTTCAATATATTCCAACATGGGTTAAAGTTGCGACAGCGCTTGCTCTAGGCTTGGGTACAATGGTAGGTTGGAAGCGTATTGTAGTGACAGTGGGGGAACGTATTGGTAAGCAACATATGACTTATGGTCAAGGTATGTCAGCTGAACTAGTTGCGATGTCTACTATCGCTGCTGCTGATGGTTTCGGTATGCCTGTCTCAACAACACATGTTTTAAACTCTGCTGTTGCCGGTACGATGGTTGCAAATAAATCTGGTTTAAATTTACAGATGGTTAAAACAATTTTGTCTGCTTGGATTTTCACATTGCCAGCAACAATTTGTTTATCTGGTGTTTTATATTGGTTACTGCTAAAAGTTTTCTAA
- a CDS encoding YadA C-terminal domain-containing protein yields the protein MKVQQTVLAISLGLITFSLQAAVVVQTANPVQVTEGLHNKNIIYNPVVGANNVANLVQAPVYGELATANSTTTVQYYANNYLPTLANINTTDGTRWIGIDLGSQQLVATGQQGNNIKYDVFRYTGPNGTDVYRFQNPITGEYTGYFVKDGNNLVPYTGSVDASTLQKGGQIDGRTGATAVTGYENKVVNGEHVLYGYQGTSLTSNGGVDGYITNPDGSLTRVSGDFVNGANTVTDVRYVQSGILANTGTYLAGQALDPSKNIYGVSARDNDNVVMMTGNGVALADLSNKGVLQTDGSVVDRKLVSSTLGGVQKTREYTINGKTIIEIYNDDAGRELASKYYEVATNGSLTAYSGTTPTAGTHIRTGTGEYTEGVYDIAKVHNTVTNKNVTYKESVQTVNQQVVQAAITNPDGSTTILNQQFNQNPIKTTEQYVSTGIIGTNEDKSNKYGLEVVKTDGDKKESTEVTASGITTTGVINAADYQIGGVSIVENINKEVGNATKQLDNKIAEVDQRLTQFNTTATQLNNRMDEVEKTSYRGVAIALAAQQQIPNIGAGQFAVFGGAGHYKGESAGAVGIANVFADGRTSFSAAVGFAGGNEVGGRLGVSYVFGGK from the coding sequence ATGAAGGTTCAGCAGACAGTGTTGGCAATAAGTTTAGGGCTTATTACTTTTTCTTTACAAGCAGCAGTTGTGGTTCAAACTGCAAATCCAGTACAAGTAACCGAAGGTCTACATAATAAAAATATTATTTATAATCCTGTGGTTGGTGCTAATAATGTTGCAAATTTAGTACAAGCTCCTGTGTATGGTGAGCTAGCTACAGCAAATTCAACAACCACTGTTCAGTATTATGCAAATAACTATTTACCAACATTAGCAAATATTAATACAACTGATGGTACTCGCTGGATTGGTATTGATTTGGGCTCACAGCAATTAGTTGCAACAGGTCAGCAAGGTAATAATATTAAATATGATGTTTTTAGATATACGGGTCCAAATGGGACTGATGTATATCGTTTTCAAAATCCGATCACAGGTGAATATACGGGTTACTTTGTAAAAGATGGAAATAATTTAGTTCCATATACTGGCAGTGTTGATGCTAGTACTTTACAAAAAGGTGGTCAGATTGATGGTAGAACAGGTGCAACTGCAGTCACAGGCTATGAAAACAAAGTAGTTAATGGTGAGCATGTACTTTATGGATATCAAGGAACAAGCTTAACTTCTAATGGTGGAGTTGATGGTTATATTACAAATCCAGATGGATCATTAACACGAGTATCTGGTGATTTTGTTAATGGTGCAAATACAGTTACTGATGTGCGTTATGTACAATCTGGTATTTTAGCAAATACAGGTACTTACCTTGCAGGTCAAGCATTAGATCCATCTAAAAATATTTATGGTGTTAGTGCTCGAGACAATGATAATGTCGTAATGATGACTGGTAATGGTGTTGCATTAGCAGATTTATCGAACAAAGGTGTTTTACAAACTGACGGTAGTGTTGTGGATCGTAAGTTAGTCAGTAGTACACTCGGTGGTGTTCAAAAAACACGTGAGTATACGATCAATGGTAAAACTATCATTGAAATTTATAATGATGATGCTGGTCGTGAATTAGCATCTAAGTATTATGAAGTTGCTACGAATGGTTCATTGACTGCTTATTCTGGTACAACTCCAACAGCAGGTACGCATATTCGTACAGGTACAGGAGAATATACTGAAGGTGTTTATGATATTGCAAAAGTCCATAATACTGTAACTAATAAAAATGTTACTTATAAAGAGTCAGTACAAACTGTAAATCAACAAGTTGTTCAGGCTGCGATTACTAATCCAGATGGTTCTACGACAATTCTTAATCAGCAGTTTAATCAAAATCCTATTAAAACGACTGAACAATACGTATCAACTGGTATAATTGGTACAAATGAAGATAAGTCAAACAAATATGGTTTGGAAGTTGTAAAAACTGATGGTGATAAAAAAGAGTCAACAGAAGTTACTGCTTCAGGAATTACAACAACAGGTGTTATTAATGCCGCGGACTACCAAATTGGTGGTGTAAGTATTGTTGAAAATATTAATAAAGAAGTAGGAAATGCTACGAAGCAATTGGATAATAAAATTGCAGAAGTTGATCAACGTTTAACACAGTTTAATACAACAGCTACACAATTAAATAATCGTATGGATGAAGTTGAGAAGACTTCATATCGTGGTGTTGCAATTGCTTTAGCTGCGCAGCAACAAATTCCAAATATTGGAGCTGGGCAATTTGCAGTTTTTGGTGGTGCTGGTCATTATAAAGGTGAAAGTGCTGGTGCTGTCGGTATTGCGAATGTGTTTGCCGATGGGCGTACATCTTTTAGTGCTGCTGTAGGTTTTGCAGGTGGTAATGAAGTTGGCGGTCGTTTAGGTGTTTCTTATGTATTTGGTGGTAAGTAA
- the nfuA gene encoding Fe-S biogenesis protein NfuA: protein MSTENTSTAVAGEIPNLLITPTAQEYLKDLLEKQNTPGIGVRVFVENPGTPRAECCMAYSAPDEVVPTDYKQDYPDFPAFIDSPSIPYLLDAVIDYNKDRFGGQLTFRAPNSKVPRVGPDASIEERITYVLQSEINPGLAGHGGNCALVEVLDDPEHGLTAVLKFGGGCQGCSAIDVTLKQGVETTLQQHIPELKRVVDQTDHSQADGAYFK from the coding sequence ATGTCGACTGAAAACACCAGCACTGCAGTTGCAGGAGAAATTCCTAACTTACTCATTACACCAACTGCACAAGAGTATTTGAAAGATTTATTGGAAAAACAGAATACACCAGGTATTGGTGTTCGTGTTTTTGTTGAAAATCCAGGTACGCCACGTGCTGAATGTTGTATGGCCTACAGTGCTCCAGACGAAGTAGTACCTACTGACTATAAACAAGATTATCCAGATTTTCCTGCATTTATTGATTCACCATCAATTCCATATTTGTTGGATGCAGTGATTGATTACAACAAAGATCGTTTTGGTGGTCAGTTAACATTCCGTGCACCAAACTCTAAAGTGCCACGTGTAGGACCAGATGCATCTATTGAAGAACGTATTACTTATGTTCTGCAATCAGAAATTAATCCAGGTCTGGCTGGACATGGTGGAAATTGTGCATTAGTTGAAGTACTTGATGATCCTGAACATGGTCTAACTGCTGTACTTAAATTTGGTGGTGGTTGTCAAGGGTGTTCTGCCATTGATGTTACGTTGAAACAGGGTGTTGAAACTACGCTTCAACAGCATATTCCTGAATTAAAACGTGTGGTTGATCAAACTGATCATAGTCAAGCAGATGGTGCATACTTTAAATAA
- a CDS encoding TonB-dependent receptor domain-containing protein, whose amino-acid sequence MNKQFFKSTLTLAVLSAMTISVYANEQNTDNSTESIMQLDTIVVTTAGGYEQNIADAAATISVITAEELAKKSYSNVTDALKNVPGVFVQGGGTNQTVSIRGMGSSYTLYLVDGKPMNDGSLLTTNGGVQGASVNFLPPLEAIERIEVIRGSASSLYGSDAMGGVINIITKKHQDKMTASVRTEYVKAASSNDVNSDEFNTSVYVNTPLIDKLLSLQVTGGFQNIDESHLQRTTTESGESDPKFTKKDIGTKFVFTPNENNTITAEYSNTQQEREHNPGLSLLPTASRTYSKLDKNNYSLTHEGKYDKLVVNSYLQYDKDKNTSITGRTITITNPDGTKVDVTNPGGIRFETLTANSQGAYFFDNNTLTLGATYKKEKLKDGTTNQKTDMAGKVTNLERYQWSLFAEDTWNATNDLALTFSGRYDHNEFFGSNFSPKAYAVYNATDNLIVKGGVISGYKAPSLRNSSPEYMLNSMGGAIIPNPDLKPEKSLTYEGGFAYNNQDWGLEGSLMFFQTDFKNKITRSSRITGSQEEGSQFYLDNPNLPYISNGYTSNYNVDKAEIRGIELTTDYHITDTVKYRQSYTYTHSEQKSGQYEGKPLNDIPKHMFNAGLDWDVTDQIFLWTQLNYRGETSGSNNGIPTPSYTFVDLGAVYKYTDNLEFATGVYNVANKNVVDDGNSYVLDGRRYSVAMNIKF is encoded by the coding sequence ATGAATAAGCAATTTTTTAAAAGTACACTCACTTTAGCAGTACTTTCTGCAATGACTATTTCCGTATATGCAAATGAGCAGAATACGGATAATTCAACAGAATCTATTATGCAGTTGGATACAATTGTTGTAACGACTGCGGGTGGTTATGAACAAAATATTGCAGATGCAGCCGCAACAATTTCTGTAATTACAGCAGAAGAACTTGCAAAAAAATCTTATAGTAATGTCACTGACGCTTTAAAAAATGTACCAGGTGTATTTGTACAGGGGGGTGGAACAAATCAAACTGTATCCATTCGTGGAATGGGGTCGTCGTATACGTTGTATTTGGTAGATGGTAAACCAATGAATGATGGGAGTTTATTGACGACAAATGGTGGAGTACAAGGTGCCTCTGTTAATTTCTTACCACCTCTAGAAGCAATTGAACGAATTGAAGTCATTCGAGGTTCTGCATCATCGTTATATGGTTCTGATGCGATGGGAGGAGTAATTAATATTATTACTAAAAAACATCAGGATAAAATGACTGCAAGTGTTCGGACAGAATATGTAAAAGCCGCAAGTTCAAATGATGTCAATAGTGATGAGTTTAATACAAGTGTTTATGTTAATACCCCTTTAATTGATAAACTTTTATCATTACAAGTCACAGGCGGTTTTCAAAATATTGATGAAAGTCATTTGCAGAGAACAACAACAGAATCTGGGGAAAGTGACCCAAAATTTACTAAAAAGGATATTGGTACAAAGTTTGTATTCACGCCAAATGAAAACAATACAATTACAGCGGAATATTCAAATACTCAACAAGAACGTGAGCATAATCCGGGCCTAAGTCTATTGCCTACAGCATCAAGAACGTATTCAAAATTAGATAAAAATAATTATAGCCTTACGCACGAAGGGAAATATGACAAGCTTGTAGTTAACTCATATTTACAGTACGACAAAGATAAAAACACCTCTATTACAGGGAGAACAATCACGATAACAAATCCAGATGGAACTAAAGTTGATGTGACAAATCCTGGGGGAATTAGATTTGAAACTTTGACAGCAAACTCTCAAGGTGCTTATTTCTTTGATAATAATACTTTGACTTTAGGTGCAACTTATAAAAAAGAAAAACTTAAAGATGGTACTACCAATCAAAAAACAGATATGGCTGGTAAAGTCACTAATTTAGAAAGATACCAATGGTCACTTTTTGCTGAAGATACATGGAATGCAACAAATGATTTAGCTTTAACTTTCAGTGGAAGATATGATCATAATGAATTCTTTGGTAGTAATTTTAGTCCCAAAGCTTATGCAGTTTATAACGCAACGGATAATTTAATTGTTAAAGGTGGCGTAATTTCTGGTTATAAAGCTCCAAGCTTGAGAAATTCATCTCCTGAGTATATGTTGAATTCAATGGGGGGAGCAATTATTCCAAACCCAGATTTAAAACCAGAAAAAAGTTTAACATATGAAGGTGGTTTTGCTTATAACAATCAAGATTGGGGGCTTGAGGGAAGCTTAATGTTCTTCCAAACAGATTTTAAAAATAAAATTACGAGATCATCACGTATTACAGGAAGTCAAGAAGAGGGAAGTCAATTCTATTTAGATAATCCTAACTTGCCTTATATTTCGAACGGCTATACATCAAATTATAATGTTGATAAAGCAGAAATTCGTGGAATTGAATTAACAACCGATTATCATATTACAGATACGGTGAAGTATAGACAGTCGTACACATATACCCATAGTGAGCAAAAATCTGGTCAGTATGAAGGTAAGCCATTAAATGATATTCCTAAACATATGTTTAATGCTGGCTTAGATTGGGATGTTACAGATCAAATCTTTTTATGGACACAGTTAAATTATAGAGGTGAGACAAGCGGAAGTAATAATGGTATACCAACACCATCATATACTTTTGTTGATTTAGGTGCCGTTTATAAATATACCGATAATCTGGAGTTTGCTACAGGTGTTTATAATGTTGCCAATAAAAATGTAGTTGATGATGGGAACAGCTATGTTTTAGATGGTAGACGATATAGTGTTGCAATGAACATTAAATTTTAA